Below is a genomic region from Fibrobacter sp..
AGGCTGGTGCATCCGCCTTTGGTGAAGATTCTGGTGAAAGAGTTCTGATTTTCCTGTTTGACAGAAAACATGGAGATATCATTTCTGCTTGGCCTCCATCCATAGGGTACTCTGTTGCCTTTTGTGACTGAGAAGGTGTCGACAACCAGAGTTTGTGGTTTTGTGTCAACCGAAGCTGAGGATATGGAGGAAAGAAGGAGGAGTGCTGATGAGAAGAGTGATAAAGGTGAGTACATATTTCTACAGGGTATCATTTTTCTACAGGGTATCATTAAGATTTTGCCTTGGGGTTGAATGAGTTTATGTATTTGTGTAAGAATCCCCCCGTTGGAAGCGCCCCCCTTATAAAAGGGGCAGGAGGGGGATTCTTCTCTTAAATCTACTAGCAATCCGCGTGTAGGAATTCGGAGTGGCAATCTGTTTATTTTCACTTCGTCTCTGATGCCTCTTTGACCAAACCCCATGGCAATCATGTCAGGAGTTCATATAAAAAAATCCCATTTCCTGTTTAAAATCATGACAATTCCATAATCATGCGGATCATGGTTAAGGTTTGACTCCCAATCCCATAAATAGTAGAATTTTACAGTAGTACAATCACGGAGGGAAAAAGGTGAAAATTGAAACATATGCTCACGGGAAATATCAGGTTTTAAGGATCCAGGAAGATAACAAAAATATCAGTAATCTTTCTGAACTTAAGGACCTGATTGGCGGTTATCTCGGGCGTGGAAAAGTACATATAGCGGTGAGTTTCTGTGATGCCTCCTATATTTACAGCGGGGCGATAAGTGTGCTGGTTGATTGTTACAAAAGGATACGTGAAAAGGGAGGATCACTCTGCATTCTTGAGCCTGATCCCGGTTTGTTTGACATACTGGAAACACTCAATATTGACCGGGTGATCAATATCTATGTTTCCGAGCAATATCTTCCGCAATGATCATGGTACCAGTCTCAAGGGCCTGAGTGCACGGAAATTGTTATAACAGAATGGTTTT
It encodes:
- a CDS encoding STAS domain-containing protein, with the protein product MKIETYAHGKYQVLRIQEDNKNISNLSELKDLIGGYLGRGKVHIAVSFCDASYIYSGAISVLVDCYKRIREKGGSLCILEPDPGLFDILETLNIDRVINIYVSEQYLPQ